The Paenibacillus sp. MBLB1832 genome has a window encoding:
- a CDS encoding ABC transporter substrate-binding protein: MKKKLMLVALSSLVILAAGCGTKAGQDKSTSEPVKTEKPSDKKIEMVWAGWTGEEKAFKPVIDSIIEDWNKKEPNATVKWLGWPWDQTQQQLILRGMSKDQIDVAQVDIRWVNSLAEAGLLEDLGTLFDKNWISNNFDANFLKIGQVEGKQVGLPWTLGALGMLYNPTLLEKAGVKDVPTTVTDFEDALKKVKAFDKNIVPYAISTKVASSVSTNFQAWLWQNGGNVFDKDGKVIINNETGVKTLTWFKSLYDNGLIKMDLAQTDARVLHSKGQSAFYDDLVLAKGVMKSNGIADQDLDKIIRPMARPLIKAGDQPQSKIGGTVLVVFKDSKYKQKAADYIKHVVGEPEALKFFKESGNLPTFNSAIKNELIQKDAYTKKFLELTTFSKRAETEPFASAKELDNIITEEFQAGVMGAKTPQKALDDAATKIKSTLKK, translated from the coding sequence TTGAAAAAAAAGTTAATGCTAGTCGCACTCTCATCATTAGTTATCCTTGCAGCAGGCTGTGGTACCAAAGCCGGACAGGACAAAAGCACAAGCGAGCCTGTGAAAACAGAGAAACCATCGGATAAGAAGATCGAGATGGTATGGGCAGGTTGGACAGGGGAAGAGAAAGCGTTCAAGCCCGTCATTGATTCGATTATCGAGGATTGGAACAAGAAGGAACCGAACGCGACGGTCAAATGGCTCGGTTGGCCATGGGATCAAACTCAACAGCAATTAATACTAAGAGGTATGTCCAAGGACCAGATTGATGTTGCGCAAGTCGACATTCGTTGGGTGAATTCATTAGCGGAAGCGGGTCTTCTGGAGGATTTGGGCACCTTGTTTGACAAAAATTGGATTTCAAACAATTTTGATGCCAATTTTCTGAAGATCGGGCAAGTGGAGGGTAAACAGGTTGGCCTTCCGTGGACGTTGGGTGCGCTGGGCATGTTGTACAACCCGACACTGCTGGAAAAAGCAGGTGTGAAGGATGTTCCGACGACTGTCACTGATTTTGAGGATGCACTGAAAAAAGTAAAAGCGTTCGACAAAAACATAGTTCCCTACGCGATTTCCACGAAAGTGGCCTCCAGTGTTTCCACAAACTTCCAAGCATGGCTGTGGCAAAATGGCGGCAATGTGTTTGACAAGGACGGCAAGGTGATCATCAACAATGAAACAGGCGTGAAAACCTTGACGTGGTTTAAGAGCTTGTACGATAACGGGTTGATTAAAATGGACCTGGCCCAAACGGATGCCCGCGTGCTCCACAGCAAAGGCCAATCGGCATTCTACGACGATCTAGTTCTGGCGAAGGGTGTCATGAAGTCCAATGGCATCGCGGATCAGGATCTGGATAAAATCATACGCCCGATGGCTAGACCGCTAATCAAAGCTGGCGATCAGCCGCAGTCCAAAATCGGTGGTACGGTGCTTGTGGTTTTCAAGGATTCCAAGTATAAGCAGAAGGCTGCTGACTATATCAAGCATGTCGTTGGCGAGCCGGAAGCGCTAAAGTTCTTTAAGGAAAGCGGCAACCTGCCGACATTCAATTCAGCCATTAAGAATGAGCTAATCCAAAAGGATGCCTATACGAAGAAATTTCTTGAACTGACAACCTTCTCTAAGCGTGCGGAAACAGAGCCCTTCGCTTCAGCCAAGGAGCTGGACAATATTATCACTGAAGAGTTTCAGGCGGGTGTCATGGGGGCCAAGACGCCACAGAAAGCGCTTGACGATGCGGCAACCAAGATCAAATCGACTTTGAAAAAATGA
- a CDS encoding carbohydrate ABC transporter permease, which yields MSDHAATRLKPNARKNPLLGKKLTESQFGFLLVLPALLVFMMVIFYPFINSLYMSMTNQSLLKQNRSFVGLDNFKQVFTDPDFLAIIKNTLIFVAGGTLAPFVLGLIWAIVLNQGFKGAEILRGLTLVAWIVPSTAIGFLWMWIFHAQYGVLNGVLSFFGLIDNNINWLGQTETSMMVVIIAKSWQTLPWFMAFLLGGLQGVSTEQVEAARIDGAGNWQVLRHVVLPDMKEIISLVLLLGTIGSLQHFDLPWVMTQGGPATSTTTLSIAVYRSAFQEFNLGNAAAIGAVWVVLLGVFGYFYLRNASKDA from the coding sequence ATGAGTGATCATGCTGCGACCCGGCTGAAGCCGAACGCGCGGAAGAACCCATTGCTAGGTAAAAAGCTGACAGAAAGCCAATTCGGCTTTCTGTTAGTCCTACCGGCCTTGCTGGTTTTTATGATGGTTATTTTTTATCCTTTCATCAATTCGCTTTACATGAGTATGACCAATCAGAGTTTGTTGAAACAAAACCGTTCCTTCGTTGGATTAGACAACTTCAAGCAAGTGTTCACGGATCCTGATTTCTTGGCCATCATCAAGAATACGTTGATATTTGTAGCAGGAGGCACCTTAGCTCCGTTCGTTCTGGGACTGATCTGGGCGATCGTTCTAAATCAAGGCTTTAAGGGAGCTGAAATACTTAGAGGGCTAACGCTGGTTGCTTGGATCGTACCCAGTACAGCCATTGGTTTTTTATGGATGTGGATATTCCACGCCCAATACGGCGTGTTAAATGGTGTGTTAAGCTTCTTCGGCCTTATTGACAACAACATCAATTGGCTCGGTCAAACAGAAACCTCCATGATGGTCGTTATTATTGCCAAATCATGGCAGACGCTGCCTTGGTTTATGGCTTTTCTGCTAGGGGGCCTTCAAGGTGTTTCTACCGAGCAAGTGGAAGCGGCTCGAATTGACGGGGCAGGCAATTGGCAGGTGCTGCGGCATGTCGTATTGCCGGATATGAAAGAAATCATTTCCTTGGTACTTTTACTTGGAACGATCGGAAGCCTTCAGCATTTTGATCTTCCATGGGTCATGACGCAAGGTGGACCTGCTACCTCGACGACAACCTTGTCCATCGCTGTTTATCGCAGTGCTTTCCAGGAGTTTAATTTGGGCAATGCTGCAGCTATCGGAGCGGTTTGGGTCGTTCTGCTGGGCGTATTCGGATACTTCTACTTGCGCAATGCGAGTAAAGATGCCTGA
- a CDS encoding carbohydrate ABC transporter permease yields the protein MFEKTTGFRLFFWIALIAIGLFVFFPLYWMLNTALKPHTETFTLSFVPEHLTFSNFVNVILDKSIMMYLRNSLYVSIVSSFFTMVISAYAGYSFSKYRYRGRTSFMMLILLSKMFPHAILLLTIYTMMKSYGLLDHYLSLILAFVTFSLPVGTWTMKAYFDQLPDAIIESAKIDGASQLTIIHRIIAPLAVPGLVSTAIYGFVWSWNDLLYSLTLVTSPEKRTLAPGLILNYISEFQESWGAMMAASIVVSIPVTLMFIFLQRYFIQGLTSGAVKG from the coding sequence ATGTTTGAAAAAACAACAGGCTTTCGCTTGTTTTTCTGGATTGCCTTAATTGCTATTGGACTATTTGTTTTCTTTCCACTTTATTGGATGTTAAATACCGCGTTAAAGCCACATACGGAGACATTCACACTCTCGTTTGTCCCGGAGCATCTGACCTTCAGCAATTTTGTCAACGTCATACTGGATAAATCAATCATGATGTATCTGAGAAACAGCCTATATGTTTCGATCGTCAGCAGCTTTTTCACAATGGTCATCTCTGCGTATGCGGGCTACAGCTTTTCGAAGTACCGATATAGAGGGCGAACGTCTTTTATGATGCTGATTTTGCTTTCCAAAATGTTTCCGCATGCGATCCTGCTGCTGACCATTTACACGATGATGAAATCCTACGGGCTGCTCGATCATTATCTTTCATTGATTTTAGCGTTCGTTACGTTCTCCCTGCCGGTAGGCACATGGACGATGAAGGCTTACTTCGATCAGCTGCCGGACGCCATTATTGAATCGGCGAAGATTGACGGGGCCAGTCAATTGACCATTATCCACCGTATTATTGCACCGCTTGCGGTTCCAGGATTGGTCTCCACGGCCATTTACGGGTTCGTGTGGAGCTGGAATGACCTGCTGTATTCCTTAACCTTGGTCACTTCGCCTGAGAAACGGACGCTGGCTCCAGGTTTGATTTTGAACTATATCAGCGAGTTTCAGGAAAGCTGGGGAGCGATGATGGCGGCATCGATTGTTGTGTCGATTCCAGTGACGCTGATGTTTATTTTCCTGCAGCGCTATTTCATTCAGGGACTCACTTCCGGTGCGGTAAAAGGATAG
- a CDS encoding amidohydrolase family protein yields the protein MSLPTKVIDCDVHNALTSPLELVPYLPEPFATRLRETGMMAVPNGWYSPAGPYRKDAIPPSGGAPGSDPDFVYEHLVKPYNMAYAMLLGDRIMNICNHPDADYASALASAYNNWMIDKWLGTYKEFKGALVVAPQDPHAAAREIDRLGGHPDIVQVMMGTGARMGYGQRFYHPIYEAAQRQGLPIILHPGAEGSGVSNAPTAAGYPSSYLEWHTSLSQNYMAHLLSLICEGVFAKYPGLKVVLAEGGIGWLPHLMWRLDKNYKALRAQVPWLTRMPSEYVRDHCFLTTQPIEEPADAKHLAYMFEMIDAENILLFSSDYPHWDFDAPPQILRKLSEEAREKIFYRNAKVLYQL from the coding sequence ATGAGTCTGCCTACAAAAGTCATTGATTGTGATGTCCACAACGCATTAACCAGCCCGCTTGAGCTGGTGCCTTATTTGCCGGAGCCCTTCGCCACCCGTTTGCGGGAGACAGGCATGATGGCGGTGCCGAACGGCTGGTATTCCCCTGCTGGTCCTTATCGCAAGGATGCGATTCCGCCAAGTGGCGGAGCCCCAGGCTCTGATCCTGATTTTGTATACGAGCATCTGGTGAAGCCTTACAACATGGCATATGCCATGCTGCTCGGTGACCGTATCATGAATATTTGTAATCACCCTGACGCTGACTATGCTTCAGCATTGGCTAGCGCCTACAACAATTGGATGATCGATAAATGGCTCGGCACGTATAAGGAGTTTAAAGGAGCACTCGTTGTAGCACCGCAGGATCCACACGCGGCCGCCCGGGAAATTGACCGCCTGGGGGGGCACCCGGATATCGTGCAGGTGATGATGGGTACTGGCGCGAGAATGGGATATGGCCAGCGGTTTTATCATCCTATTTATGAAGCTGCGCAGCGTCAGGGGCTGCCCATCATCTTACATCCGGGAGCGGAGGGCTCCGGTGTGTCCAATGCGCCTACGGCAGCCGGTTACCCGAGCAGCTACTTGGAGTGGCATACGAGCCTGTCGCAGAACTACATGGCACACTTGCTTAGTCTGATTTGTGAAGGCGTGTTTGCCAAGTACCCCGGCTTGAAGGTCGTCCTCGCAGAAGGCGGTATTGGCTGGCTGCCTCACCTGATGTGGCGGCTGGACAAGAATTATAAAGCACTCCGCGCCCAGGTGCCATGGTTGACGAGAATGCCCAGCGAGTATGTGCGTGACCACTGCTTCCTGACCACGCAGCCCATCGAAGAGCCAGCGGATGCGAAGCACCTTGCCTATATGTTCGAAATGATTGATGCGGAGAATATTCTGCTCTTCTCCAGCGACTACCCACACTGGGATTTCGACGCGCCGCCGCAAATTTTGCGAAAGCTTTCGGAAGAAGCGCGGGAGAAAATCTTTTATCGCAATGCTAAAGTGTTGTATCAACTGTGA
- a CDS encoding Rieske (2Fe-2S) protein, which produces MPAYTVGTIEEILEDSHKVVQIENRSIGVYNVKGTYYAIHNYCPHQGAEICQGLVCGTTLPSEVHQYSFGRQGEIVRCPWHGWEFDIKTGKSLFSDKVRIRSYPVVVENGQISVVLGG; this is translated from the coding sequence ATGCCAGCCTATACGGTAGGGACCATTGAGGAAATTCTAGAGGATTCTCATAAAGTCGTCCAAATCGAAAACCGTTCCATTGGTGTTTATAACGTAAAAGGGACGTATTATGCTATTCATAACTACTGTCCCCATCAAGGGGCGGAAATTTGTCAAGGCCTCGTCTGCGGAACGACGCTTCCTTCTGAAGTACATCAGTACAGTTTCGGCCGGCAAGGGGAGATCGTGCGCTGTCCTTGGCATGGGTGGGAATTTGATATCAAGACGGGGAAGTCGCTCTTCAGTGATAAGGTAAGGATTCGTTCCTATCCGGTTGTCGTGGAAAATGGGCAAATCTCAGTCGTTCTCGGGGGATAG
- a CDS encoding glycoside hydrolase family 88 protein: MINWRQELETYVKLVRIPCTEAGYADEEKSGEAGHHGDLQLWEQVGKRKVGWLSFDLQLLKGKVIRRAYLRLVNGAGHAWDATAEVTVSAARPQSSETRSSQEAISQQLSITQRVFRVPEWQPGWFIDITDIAEGWMNGKIPNEGLHLQGGCEYSPLFIKAGTEYEGLNPMLVIVCSYTKQGSGALTDRQKQNFALEALSQLYLVRDISWSGSFVRNAQAQADAWGWGIEYRRALQTYFDFCITEDGKFRNVSEEYFYVGACGQALIHLHAATGLAKYRTALQQLRDGIHALPRSQEGIITAHDRVEIELIFCVCAFLAYYHDACNDRSSLDLAIDQTIAIYDVMVLDQPDGIPLQNSNRPGSKGWSRGMGWTMAGMGKLLASTGVRRHRRYGELCERFIQLSHALKPMQTPGGMWRSIVHFQHRPEEVTGTALIALGYEYGFQQGVLDASYARCVDDALQGITKYTRTGIDMRACFPMNFHEKYEVTDFSGNSDQGYGAWMELLVCVMNR; the protein is encoded by the coding sequence ATGATTAATTGGAGGCAGGAATTGGAGACTTATGTGAAATTGGTAAGAATTCCTTGCACGGAAGCTGGATACGCAGATGAAGAAAAGTCTGGCGAAGCTGGTCATCACGGTGATCTACAGCTGTGGGAGCAGGTAGGAAAACGTAAAGTCGGGTGGTTATCGTTCGATTTGCAGCTGCTGAAGGGCAAAGTCATTCGGCGTGCTTACCTGCGTTTGGTCAATGGCGCAGGCCATGCTTGGGATGCAACAGCGGAGGTAACGGTAAGTGCAGCGAGGCCGCAGAGCTCGGAGACAAGAAGTAGTCAGGAAGCGATCTCCCAGCAGCTTTCCATCACACAGCGTGTCTTTCGCGTGCCCGAATGGCAGCCGGGGTGGTTCATTGACATCACAGACATCGCAGAGGGCTGGATGAACGGGAAGATTCCAAACGAAGGTTTGCACCTTCAGGGCGGTTGTGAGTATAGTCCTTTATTTATTAAAGCGGGAACCGAATATGAAGGCTTAAATCCCATGCTTGTGATCGTTTGTTCATACACGAAGCAAGGTAGTGGAGCGCTAACGGATCGGCAAAAGCAAAACTTTGCACTCGAAGCGCTATCACAGCTATATCTAGTTCGTGATATAAGCTGGTCGGGCTCCTTTGTCCGCAACGCGCAGGCCCAGGCCGATGCATGGGGTTGGGGAATCGAGTATCGACGGGCGTTGCAGACGTACTTTGATTTCTGCATAACGGAGGATGGCAAGTTCCGCAACGTTTCTGAGGAATATTTCTATGTAGGAGCCTGCGGACAGGCGTTAATCCACTTGCATGCGGCAACTGGCTTAGCCAAGTACAGAACAGCGCTGCAACAATTGCGCGACGGGATTCATGCATTACCTAGAAGCCAGGAAGGCATTATTACCGCACATGATCGCGTCGAGATCGAGCTGATCTTTTGTGTATGTGCGTTCCTCGCTTATTATCACGATGCATGTAACGATCGGTCCAGCTTGGATTTGGCGATCGATCAAACAATTGCCATCTATGATGTCATGGTCCTGGATCAACCCGACGGCATTCCTCTGCAAAACAGCAATCGGCCGGGCAGTAAAGGCTGGTCCCGCGGCATGGGCTGGACGATGGCGGGCATGGGCAAGCTGCTGGCTAGCACCGGCGTGAGGCGGCATCGGCGCTATGGGGAGCTGTGCGAGCGCTTCATCCAGTTAAGCCATGCACTGAAGCCGATGCAAACGCCAGGCGGCATGTGGCGCAGTATCGTACATTTTCAGCACAGGCCGGAGGAGGTCACGGGCACAGCGCTCATTGCGCTTGGCTACGAGTACGGCTTTCAGCAAGGCGTACTGGATGCGAGTTATGCCCGGTGTGTGGATGATGCTTTGCAAGGCATCACCAAATATACACGCACGGGTATCGATATGCGTGCATGCTTTCCGATGAATTTTCATGAGAAGTATGAGGTGACGGATTTTAGCGGGAATTCGGATCAGGGCTATGGCGCTTGGATGGAGCTGCTCGTATGTGTAATGAACAGATAG